One window of Bacillus sp. THAF10 genomic DNA carries:
- a CDS encoding DUF2535 family protein, producing the protein MLWKSLEFTINEGQKVKVIEIPVLEDDSTYHFMVRMRLEAYIRSIMSEKEPKHVYSFKDHLRKVLKWPDYCNVVKTDILKNNA; encoded by the coding sequence TTGCTATGGAAAAGCCTAGAGTTCACAATTAATGAGGGACAGAAGGTAAAAGTCATTGAAATTCCAGTATTGGAGGACGATAGCACTTATCACTTTATGGTTCGCATGAGATTAGAAGCGTATATCCGATCCATCATGTCTGAAAAAGAACCAAAGCATGTTTACTCCTTTAAAGATCATTTGAGAAAAGTATTAAAGTGGCCTGACTATTGCAATGTAGTAAAGACAGATATATTAAAAAATAATGCTTAA
- a CDS encoding ABC transporter ATP-binding protein: MIETINLTKKYGKFTALDSLNLKVEKGTVFGFVGHNGAGKSTTFSILSTLLAPTSGTAFVNGYDVTKNPKMVRKYIGYMPDFFGVYDQFKTDEYLDFYGASYGIPYEERQKLIPQLLELVNLTDKKDSYVDVLSRGMKQRLCLARALIHDPEVLILDEPASGLDPRARIEMREILRELKSMGKTIMISSHILPELAEMCDEIGVINGGKLVATGRVEEIHQQLQANKVLRVLIYQNVEKAIEYFEDNPKISNITVSEQKRNLLSFSYEGTDEEQVTLLKEALEAGVMILSLSQEESNLEDIFLEITKGVE; the protein is encoded by the coding sequence ATGATCGAAACAATAAATCTAACAAAAAAGTACGGTAAGTTTACCGCGCTGGATTCATTAAACTTAAAAGTGGAGAAAGGTACTGTTTTTGGGTTTGTTGGTCATAACGGTGCGGGTAAGTCTACCACATTTTCGATTCTATCTACACTATTAGCTCCAACTTCAGGAACAGCTTTTGTGAATGGGTATGATGTAACAAAAAATCCTAAAATGGTACGGAAATACATCGGCTATATGCCAGATTTTTTTGGCGTGTATGATCAATTCAAGACCGATGAATATCTTGATTTTTATGGAGCTAGTTATGGCATTCCTTATGAGGAAAGACAGAAACTTATTCCACAGCTATTGGAACTTGTGAACTTGACCGATAAAAAGGATTCCTATGTAGATGTCCTTTCAAGAGGAATGAAGCAACGGCTGTGTCTTGCAAGGGCGCTCATTCACGATCCAGAAGTTTTAATTTTAGATGAACCAGCATCAGGACTAGATCCAAGAGCAAGAATTGAAATGCGTGAAATTTTAAGAGAATTAAAAAGTATGGGAAAAACAATCATGATTTCCTCTCATATCCTTCCTGAACTTGCAGAGATGTGTGACGAGATTGGTGTGATCAATGGAGGAAAGCTTGTTGCAACTGGGAGAGTAGAAGAAATCCACCAGCAGCTTCAAGCAAACAAAGTATTAAGAGTATTGATTTATCAAAACGTGGAAAAAGCGATAGAGTATTTTGAGGATAATCCGAAAATATCCAACATTACCGTAAGTGAACAAAAGCGAAATCTTCTTTCCTTTTCTTACGAAGGGACAGATGAAGAACAAGTCACACTTCTAAAAGAAGCATTAGAAGCTGGAGTAATGATTTTAAGCCTAAGTCAGGAAGAGTCTAACTTAGAGGATATCTTCTTAGAAATTACAAAGGGGGTGGAATAA
- a CDS encoding VWA domain-containing protein translates to MGFSAPIYFLFSAFLLIVIVMYFFRKQYETKNIPSVLLWQEWMNEFEAQKWWKKLQHHLLLYLQLLALLLLIFTLAQPFFNKDGLKGNHIVIILDTSASMTAKEDGKSRLQLAKEEARTLLSKVEDQSITLVHAKEFPEIIVEKTMSSKEVIDDIDAMESTYGNANLLDSIELAKNLLGDEEGQIHVLTDNLSKEADLTFHENTTFVAYNLGTSSENLALNTFGVASQQNKMIGVVTIKNEGKSPKEAELVITNNDGTVLEKRTENIEANSSKNVYIENLPPSDVYKAVITGDHAYELDNELYAFSPIEETGTVYLHGTIHPFARKAAEIASEDVVHLTSAKTEIDELSGIHILQGMPKDEWPMGPKLIFVAQEDGKKEASGEMNFDHTHALMQSVEIDKVYVDSVYTAEVFKNMEVIAKKGDSPLIKSGEFEGSPAVVVLFDLSDSDWPLHTGFPLFMYHAIQQLTEKQEKLGYFYPGQYLDFVPDPKTEKLEFFNFDNNLVRSYNDPNEAIQVPAKPGLYTFKEVENGQELSKKLYVMLPDGEKTTKSDEGFTVSAGGATTDSTKANVKMDISYVFILLALFILFLEWEVYRRGIST, encoded by the coding sequence ATGGGTTTTTCAGCACCAATATATTTTTTATTCAGCGCATTTTTATTAATAGTGATTGTAATGTACTTCTTCCGTAAACAATATGAAACTAAGAATATTCCTTCTGTGCTACTTTGGCAGGAGTGGATGAATGAATTTGAGGCACAAAAATGGTGGAAGAAGCTTCAGCATCATTTACTTTTATACCTTCAATTACTCGCGCTGTTATTATTAATATTCACATTAGCTCAACCATTTTTTAACAAGGATGGATTGAAAGGGAATCATATTGTTATTATTCTCGATACTTCAGCATCCATGACTGCAAAAGAGGATGGAAAATCAAGGCTCCAGCTTGCTAAAGAAGAGGCTAGAACGCTGCTTTCAAAGGTAGAGGATCAATCAATAACACTTGTCCATGCGAAAGAATTCCCAGAAATTATAGTTGAAAAAACAATGTCATCAAAGGAAGTAATCGATGATATTGATGCAATGGAATCTACATATGGGAATGCCAATCTATTAGACTCCATCGAACTGGCTAAAAATCTATTAGGAGACGAGGAAGGGCAAATTCACGTGCTGACTGACAATCTTTCAAAAGAAGCAGACCTTACCTTTCATGAAAATACTACCTTTGTAGCATATAACTTAGGAACTAGTAGTGAAAACCTCGCTCTAAATACCTTTGGAGTAGCTTCCCAGCAAAATAAAATGATTGGCGTTGTCACCATTAAAAACGAAGGAAAATCACCTAAAGAAGCGGAGTTAGTGATTACCAACAATGATGGGACCGTGCTTGAAAAAAGAACCGAAAACATCGAGGCAAACAGTTCAAAAAATGTATACATTGAAAATCTCCCACCTTCGGACGTCTATAAAGCTGTTATCACGGGTGATCATGCTTATGAGTTAGATAATGAACTATATGCTTTTTCTCCCATAGAGGAAACAGGTACAGTGTATCTTCATGGAACCATTCATCCCTTTGCCAGGAAAGCAGCAGAAATTGCGAGTGAGGACGTTGTTCATTTAACTAGTGCCAAAACAGAAATAGATGAGCTCTCAGGTATTCATATTTTACAAGGAATGCCAAAAGATGAGTGGCCAATGGGTCCTAAACTAATTTTTGTAGCACAAGAGGATGGAAAAAAAGAAGCATCTGGAGAAATGAATTTTGATCACACCCATGCCCTAATGCAATCAGTTGAAATAGATAAAGTATATGTAGATAGCGTATATACAGCAGAAGTGTTTAAAAACATGGAAGTAATTGCTAAGAAAGGAGATTCTCCTTTAATAAAAAGTGGCGAATTCGAAGGATCACCTGCTGTTGTGGTCTTGTTTGACCTTTCTGATAGCGATTGGCCCCTTCACACAGGGTTCCCGTTGTTTATGTATCATGCCATTCAACAGCTCACAGAAAAACAGGAAAAGCTAGGATATTTTTATCCGGGACAGTATCTTGATTTTGTTCCTGATCCCAAAACAGAGAAGCTGGAATTTTTCAATTTTGACAACAATCTGGTTCGTTCCTATAACGATCCCAATGAGGCTATTCAAGTTCCAGCCAAGCCGGGTCTTTATACCTTTAAAGAAGTAGAAAACGGCCAAGAATTGTCAAAAAAATTATATGTAATGCTTCCAGATGGTGAGAAAACAACGAAATCTGACGAAGGATTCACTGTATCTGCAGGTGGAGCAACCACAGATTCAACAAAGGCTAATGTGAAAATGGATATCAGCTATGTATTTATTTTACTAGCACTCTTCATCCTTTTTCTAGAATGGGAGGTGTATAGACGTGGGATTTCAACTTGA
- a CDS encoding SOS response-associated peptidase, with protein sequence MCGRFSLTTELHKLAERFFLENSSDLDYQLSFNVAPGQRILAIVSGEKKNRAGYLNWGLVPSFAKDKKIGYKMINARAETLQDKVSFNRLLDRRKCLIPADGFYEWKQMNGKKVPVRFTMKDHEPFAFAGLWDRWVHNKEEYVSCTLITTSPNELVKEVHNRMPVILKKEQEENWLKKGYTDKNELLDMCQPFDAKLMKAYEVSSLVNSPKNNHAKCVEPV encoded by the coding sequence ATGTGCGGCAGGTTTTCTTTGACAACAGAGCTTCATAAGTTAGCAGAACGTTTTTTTCTTGAAAATTCCTCCGACTTAGATTACCAGCTAAGCTTTAATGTTGCTCCTGGTCAACGGATTCTCGCTATTGTTTCAGGGGAAAAGAAAAACAGGGCAGGTTATTTGAATTGGGGGCTCGTTCCTAGCTTTGCAAAGGATAAAAAGATTGGCTATAAAATGATCAATGCTAGGGCAGAAACCTTGCAGGATAAAGTTAGCTTTAACAGGCTTCTAGATAGACGGAAATGCCTGATACCAGCTGATGGGTTTTACGAGTGGAAGCAGATGAATGGAAAGAAAGTGCCCGTGCGTTTTACGATGAAGGACCATGAACCATTTGCATTTGCAGGATTGTGGGACAGATGGGTTCATAATAAAGAAGAGTATGTCAGTTGCACACTGATTACCACTTCACCTAACGAACTTGTAAAAGAGGTCCACAACCGAATGCCGGTAATTTTAAAAAAAGAACAGGAAGAAAACTGGCTGAAGAAAGGCTATACTGATAAGAATGAACTATTGGATATGTGTCAGCCATTTGACGCAAAACTCATGAAAGCTTACGAAGTTTCTAGCCTTGTTAATTCCCCTAAAAATAATCATGCTAAATGTGTAGAGCCGGTTTAA
- a CDS encoding PCYCGC domain-containing protein, which translates to MKKVVMGITCLAFLTTGCSANNDEHHQANSSQNQKNDSHQHHEKPSFFQGDIREETASVEELPTFLTNKPDDMKVIYSAAAKHEELLSQIPCYCGCGTSAGHKNSYDCFVHENKNDGSLVWDDHGTKCGVCLEIAATAVMDYSEGKSVKEIRDKIDDAYKEGYAEPTPTPMPKGS; encoded by the coding sequence ATGAAAAAAGTGGTAATGGGTATCACCTGTTTAGCCTTTTTAACAACTGGGTGTTCTGCAAACAATGACGAACATCATCAGGCTAATTCTTCACAAAACCAGAAAAATGATAGCCATCAACATCACGAAAAGCCTTCTTTTTTTCAAGGAGACATTAGAGAGGAAACAGCTTCTGTTGAAGAGTTACCTACTTTTCTTACCAACAAGCCAGATGATATGAAAGTCATTTATTCTGCAGCAGCAAAGCACGAAGAACTGCTGTCGCAAATCCCCTGTTATTGTGGTTGTGGAACAAGTGCTGGTCATAAAAACAGCTATGATTGCTTTGTGCATGAAAACAAAAATGATGGCTCCTTAGTTTGGGATGATCATGGAACAAAATGCGGTGTTTGTTTGGAGATTGCCGCTACTGCAGTAATGGATTATAGTGAAGGAAAAAGTGTGAAAGAAATAAGGGATAAGATTGATGATGCATACAAAGAAGGTTATGCAGAGCCAACGCCAACACCTATGCCAAAGGGAAGCTAA
- a CDS encoding DegV family protein, with translation MTKVKIVTDSTIDIEQSIIEEWNIEIVPLSITIDGQSYIDRFGITPEEFMDKMKHSAELPKSSQPAVGNFVDTYNRLGADGSSIISIHMTGGMSGTVGSAESAAGISEADVTVVDSRFISFALSFQVVEAAKMAKQGKTKDEILSALDNIRNNSELFIMVDTLDNLVKGGRIGRGKALIGSLLNIKPIASLADGVYTPVTKARSHSQVIKFLTKQFKEDTAGKTVKGIGIAHAGSLKQAETLKNALVEISGFEEVQISYTTPVISTHTGPGALALMYYTS, from the coding sequence TTGACAAAAGTTAAAATTGTTACAGACTCTACAATTGATATTGAGCAATCCATTATTGAAGAATGGAATATAGAAATAGTCCCTCTATCCATCACCATTGATGGGCAATCGTATATAGATAGATTTGGAATTACTCCTGAAGAATTTATGGATAAAATGAAGCACTCTGCAGAACTTCCAAAAAGCTCTCAGCCTGCGGTGGGTAATTTTGTTGATACCTACAATCGATTAGGTGCGGATGGAAGCAGTATCATTTCAATTCATATGACTGGTGGAATGAGTGGAACTGTGGGATCGGCTGAAAGTGCTGCTGGAATTTCTGAAGCGGATGTAACTGTTGTAGATTCTCGCTTCATTTCTTTCGCACTTTCCTTTCAAGTAGTCGAAGCAGCGAAAATGGCTAAGCAAGGAAAAACGAAAGACGAGATCTTGTCAGCTTTGGACAACATACGTAACAATTCAGAATTATTTATTATGGTAGATACACTAGATAATCTTGTTAAGGGTGGCCGAATTGGAAGAGGAAAAGCATTAATAGGGTCCCTTCTCAATATTAAGCCAATTGCCTCATTGGCAGATGGAGTCTACACTCCAGTAACGAAGGCAAGAAGTCATTCTCAGGTTATAAAATTTTTGACCAAACAATTTAAAGAAGATACTGCTGGAAAAACGGTAAAGGGTATCGGAATCGCTCATGCAGGTTCCTTAAAACAGGCCGAAACGCTGAAAAATGCTCTTGTTGAAATATCAGGCTTTGAAGAAGTGCAAATTTCTTATACAACACCTGTAATCTCTACTCATACAGGTCCAGGTGCACTTGCACTAATGTATTACACCTCATAA
- a CDS encoding MoxR family ATPase codes for MISLEEKEIELKHFQDTLQKVKNEIGKVIVGQEEVTEQVLWAMLSDGHALLEGMPGVGKTMLVRTISEVLNFQFSRIQFTPDLMPSDITGTKMIEIHENGKQSFVFHEGPIFSNIVLADEINRATPKTQSSLLEAMAEKTVTIMGETRKVATPFFVLATQNPVDMEGTYPLPEAQMDRFLLKIHMGYPKKEELYEIIKRTTGTETYQVQSLLDIETMKKIQHAVKEILVSQDLLDYAVHLIQATHPEQEQASEMVRKYIRYGVGPRGIQSLIRVAKARAFCNGRLHVSKGDIKHAAIPVLRHRLFLNFEGEATGVKEDEILEEVIQHIDKGLIGR; via the coding sequence ATGATAAGTCTCGAAGAAAAAGAGATAGAACTAAAACATTTTCAAGATACATTACAAAAAGTGAAAAATGAAATTGGGAAAGTGATTGTTGGCCAGGAGGAAGTAACAGAACAAGTGTTGTGGGCGATGCTTTCTGATGGACACGCCTTGCTTGAAGGAATGCCTGGTGTTGGTAAAACAATGTTAGTCCGGACAATCTCTGAAGTGCTAAACTTCCAATTTTCAAGAATTCAATTTACACCAGACCTTATGCCCTCTGATATTACTGGTACGAAAATGATTGAAATTCATGAAAACGGTAAGCAGTCCTTTGTGTTTCATGAAGGGCCGATCTTTTCAAATATCGTTCTTGCTGACGAAATAAATCGTGCAACACCAAAAACCCAAAGCTCTCTATTAGAAGCAATGGCAGAAAAAACGGTAACAATCATGGGAGAAACTCGTAAAGTTGCTACCCCATTTTTCGTCCTTGCAACGCAAAATCCTGTTGATATGGAAGGTACTTATCCATTGCCAGAGGCTCAAATGGACCGCTTTCTATTGAAAATTCATATGGGATATCCCAAAAAAGAAGAGCTCTATGAAATTATTAAACGAACAACAGGTACAGAGACTTATCAAGTACAGAGTTTATTAGATATTGAAACCATGAAAAAAATTCAGCATGCGGTGAAGGAAATTCTTGTTTCGCAGGATCTCCTGGATTATGCGGTTCATTTAATCCAAGCAACACACCCTGAACAGGAACAAGCTAGTGAGATGGTAAGAAAATACATTCGTTACGGTGTAGGACCACGTGGTATTCAAAGCTTAATTCGTGTTGCTAAGGCAAGAGCTTTTTGCAACGGAAGATTGCATGTCTCGAAAGGAGACATTAAACATGCAGCCATCCCAGTTCTTCGACACAGATTATTCCTCAATTTTGAAGGAGAAGCAACTGGTGTGAAAGAGGATGAGATTTTAGAAGAAGTGATACAACATATTGATAAGGGTTTAATTGGTAGGTAG
- a CDS encoding 1-acyl-sn-glycerol-3-phosphate acyltransferase, with translation MLRTIWWFMFFFGYMIYHLPSIKKMKKAESSFSVEEHDRMIHQKPKIWARRLVEITGTEVEVIGEHKLPDGPVLFVSNHQGNFDVPLLIGFIEKPFGFISKVEVKKIPFIPTWMEAMNCVFIDRKDRRKAVQSIRDGIATLKKGHSLVIFPEGTRSKGNEMGEFKKGGLRLATDSKVPVVPITINGSYIIMEESKFGFQAANVRITIHDPIFLPQEEKIDGNALGMEIKEIIRESL, from the coding sequence ATGTTACGAACAATCTGGTGGTTTATGTTTTTTTTCGGTTATATGATTTACCATTTGCCTAGTATTAAAAAAATGAAAAAGGCAGAGTCCTCTTTTTCAGTAGAAGAACACGATCGCATGATTCATCAAAAACCAAAAATATGGGCTAGAAGGCTCGTTGAAATTACTGGAACTGAGGTAGAAGTAATCGGGGAGCATAAATTACCTGATGGACCGGTTTTGTTTGTCAGTAATCATCAAGGGAATTTCGATGTACCATTACTAATAGGTTTTATTGAAAAGCCATTCGGGTTTATATCCAAGGTAGAAGTCAAAAAAATCCCTTTTATTCCTACTTGGATGGAAGCCATGAACTGTGTTTTTATTGACAGAAAAGATAGAAGAAAAGCTGTCCAATCCATTAGAGATGGAATAGCAACCTTGAAAAAGGGTCATTCTTTAGTCATTTTTCCTGAAGGAACAAGAAGTAAGGGTAACGAAATGGGCGAGTTCAAAAAAGGTGGATTAAGACTTGCAACAGATAGTAAGGTTCCTGTGGTTCCTATCACCATTAATGGTTCTTATATAATTATGGAAGAAAGCAAATTTGGATTCCAGGCGGCAAACGTGAGAATTACCATTCATGATCCCATTTTTCTACCACAGGAAGAAAAGATCGATGGAAATGCTCTCGGTATGGAAATAAAAGAGATAATTAGGGAAAGCTTATAA
- a CDS encoding DUF58 domain-containing protein yields the protein MLNAILSKQLGAYTLQAGKLKRSWHKGARRSSRFGSSHDFSDYRMYELGDDLRQIDWNIYARTQKHYIKRYLDEQELTAAIYLDCTKSMTTSMEKWKLAKTLTAAFGYIGLSNDDRISIVSVNGEQAPYLYRKGKAHLYKMMEYVESLTPEDSSLLFSEVIGRHLQRKASVSVVITDLMEPLESVLQSLKLIQANRQTVYLLQVLEKDELVPSFDGDFMLVDSETNQEVNVTVSDYTRKNYQEKMKQRMETLGNFCFERGISYLTCHTEEKVEDIIFNRMTTKGWIR from the coding sequence ATGTTAAACGCGATATTATCCAAGCAACTTGGTGCATATACCCTTCAAGCAGGTAAACTAAAGAGAAGCTGGCATAAAGGCGCAAGAAGGTCTTCCCGTTTTGGATCCTCTCATGATTTTTCAGATTATCGTATGTATGAATTAGGGGATGATCTGCGTCAAATAGATTGGAATATTTATGCTCGTACTCAAAAGCATTATATCAAAAGGTATTTAGATGAGCAGGAGCTAACGGCAGCTATTTATTTGGATTGCACAAAATCTATGACGACTTCCATGGAGAAATGGAAGCTAGCTAAGACGTTAACTGCTGCTTTTGGCTATATCGGACTAAGTAATGATGATAGGATTTCGATTGTCAGTGTTAATGGAGAACAAGCGCCATACTTGTACAGAAAAGGAAAAGCTCATCTCTATAAAATGATGGAATACGTGGAAAGCCTAACACCAGAAGATTCATCTTTGTTATTTTCTGAAGTAATCGGTAGACATTTGCAAAGAAAAGCAAGTGTATCTGTCGTTATAACGGACTTAATGGAGCCACTTGAAAGCGTTTTACAATCGTTAAAATTAATTCAAGCAAACCGCCAAACTGTTTATCTTTTACAGGTACTAGAAAAAGATGAACTCGTCCCTAGCTTTGATGGAGACTTTATGCTGGTAGACAGTGAGACCAACCAGGAAGTCAATGTAACGGTCTCGGATTATACTCGGAAGAATTATCAGGAGAAAATGAAACAACGAATGGAAACACTCGGAAATTTCTGCTTTGAAAGGGGCATTTCCTACCTTACTTGCCATACAGAAGAAAAGGTGGAAGATATAATATTTAATAGGATGACCACTAAAGGTTGGATTAGGTGA
- a CDS encoding ABC transporter permease, with amino-acid sequence MKAQVINPMLNKEFKLRFRSFKSFLGILFYLGVLGLIALFYIYMETRYQSMGMFRPENSKNMFMILAFVQLALIFFMTPGLTAGIISSEREKQTLNILLTTQQSSASIIISKLVSSLSFLLLIVISSLPLYSIVFLFGGISPKLLLLTFGLYFLTMVTLGSIGVFFSTIIRKTIVAMVCTYGVAFFLAAGTAIITMFTISFTSYGATGPQSNPIPYFIAMFNPFGVMLALFEPAANMELKNITGIDVHLGIGQLITFIVITVTLLFFSIRKLRPNMKPRKG; translated from the coding sequence ATGAAAGCACAAGTAATTAACCCAATGCTAAATAAAGAATTCAAATTGAGGTTTAGAAGTTTTAAGAGTTTTTTAGGTATATTATTCTACCTTGGAGTTTTGGGCTTGATTGCCCTTTTCTACATCTACATGGAGACTAGGTATCAATCTATGGGTATGTTCCGCCCAGAGAACAGTAAAAACATGTTTATGATTCTCGCATTTGTTCAGCTTGCTTTAATCTTTTTCATGACACCAGGCCTAACAGCAGGAATTATCAGTAGTGAGCGAGAAAAACAGACCTTAAACATTCTCCTTACTACTCAGCAGTCATCGGCAAGTATTATTATTAGTAAGCTAGTATCATCTTTGTCCTTTTTATTACTCATTGTGATATCTAGCTTGCCGTTGTACAGCATTGTTTTCTTATTTGGTGGAATTTCCCCAAAATTATTGTTGCTTACATTTGGGTTATATTTTTTAACAATGGTTACATTGGGCAGTATCGGAGTTTTCTTTTCTACCATAATTAGAAAAACGATTGTGGCAATGGTTTGTACGTATGGCGTAGCATTTTTTCTAGCTGCTGGTACGGCAATTATCACGATGTTTACCATTAGCTTTACTTCCTATGGTGCCACAGGACCACAATCAAATCCTATTCCCTATTTCATTGCGATGTTTAATCCTTTTGGCGTCATGTTAGCACTGTTTGAACCTGCGGCAAATATGGAACTGAAAAATATCACTGGAATAGATGTACATCTTGGGATTGGTCAACTAATCACATTTATTGTCATTACTGTCACCCTATTATTTTTTAGTATTAGAAAGCTACGTCCAAATATGAAGCCTCGTAAAGGATAG
- a CDS encoding nucleoside hydrolase: MSKKVLLFADFGIDDIMAIIYAYYERNVDIVGVVAEYGNVSKSTALRNARFLQRNTGRYDIPLIGGAERSMIGDPPVYYPEVHGPEGFGGYVLAEEFGEEDDVFENFHQIYDIIEKYDGHITIVCVGRLTSLATSFILYPETVAKVDEFFVMGGAFNYPGNVTPVAEANIFGDPYAANIVFNYATNLTIFPLNVTQNAILTSEMVDYIDKISRETNNQLGMLIKPMMDYYWQFYKTQIPSISGAPLHDVVTLWGVFNEKYIEYEIKPVKIVTSSGSAFGQTIGDFRQFVQLYEYPVHRIAMDLDYDAFIERVLLVLTEEITNNGAQN; the protein is encoded by the coding sequence ATGTCGAAAAAAGTTCTTCTTTTCGCTGATTTTGGAATCGACGATATTATGGCAATTATATATGCCTATTATGAAAGAAATGTAGATATTGTGGGGGTTGTTGCAGAGTATGGAAATGTTTCAAAAAGTACAGCTTTAAGAAATGCAAGATTTCTTCAACGAAATACAGGGAGATATGATATCCCTTTAATTGGCGGTGCGGAAAGATCCATGATTGGTGATCCCCCCGTTTATTACCCCGAGGTTCATGGCCCAGAAGGATTTGGAGGGTATGTGCTTGCAGAAGAATTCGGGGAAGAGGATGATGTATTTGAAAATTTTCATCAAATTTACGATATCATTGAAAAATATGATGGGCATATTACCATTGTTTGTGTTGGCAGACTAACCTCGCTAGCGACTTCCTTTATCCTTTATCCTGAAACAGTGGCGAAGGTGGATGAATTCTTTGTCATGGGTGGTGCATTCAACTATCCAGGGAATGTTACGCCAGTGGCAGAAGCCAATATATTTGGAGATCCTTATGCAGCAAATATTGTGTTTAATTACGCAACAAATTTAACGATATTCCCTCTCAATGTCACGCAAAATGCCATTCTTACATCTGAAATGGTTGATTATATAGATAAGATTAGCAGAGAAACTAACAACCAATTGGGGATGCTCATTAAACCAATGATGGATTATTATTGGCAGTTTTATAAAACGCAAATACCTTCTATATCTGGCGCTCCCTTGCATGATGTAGTTACACTATGGGGAGTTTTTAATGAAAAATATATAGAGTATGAGATAAAACCAGTTAAAATCGTTACTTCTTCAGGTTCAGCATTCGGGCAAACAATTGGTGACTTTCGTCAATTTGTTCAGCTTTATGAATATCCTGTCCACCGAATTGCAATGGATTTAGATTATGATGCATTTATCGAAAGAGTATTACTTGTGCTAACGGAAGAAATAACCAATAATGGAGCCCAAAATTAA
- a CDS encoding dihydrofolate reductase has translation MISLIVATDRNGLIGKNNDLPWRLPADLAYFKKITLGNTVVMGRKTFESIGKPLPKRKNIILSRNNYKAEGCETFHSIGEVIKTSKPNNEIFVIGGAKVFEEALPHADFLYLTYIDEEFEGDTYFPPLNEKEWELISSEKGWKDEINPYDYYFRKYQKQAQT, from the coding sequence ATGATTTCTTTAATAGTCGCAACCGACAGAAATGGATTAATTGGGAAAAACAATGATCTGCCTTGGAGGCTTCCGGCAGACCTTGCATATTTTAAGAAAATCACTCTGGGAAATACCGTTGTGATGGGAAGGAAAACCTTTGAATCTATCGGCAAGCCTCTACCGAAGAGGAAAAATATCATCCTCAGTAGAAACAACTATAAAGCTGAAGGTTGCGAAACATTTCATTCCATTGGCGAAGTAATCAAAACTTCAAAACCAAACAATGAAATATTTGTAATTGGTGGTGCGAAGGTGTTTGAAGAAGCTCTCCCACATGCTGATTTCCTTTACCTCACGTATATTGATGAAGAATTTGAAGGAGATACCTATTTTCCGCCGTTAAATGAAAAAGAGTGGGAGCTTATTTCATCCGAAAAAGGATGGAAGGATGAAATAAATCCGTATGACTATTATTTTAGAAAATATCAAAAACAAGCACAAACATAA